Proteins encoded by one window of Chryseobacterium foetidum:
- a CDS encoding trypsin-like peptidase domain-containing protein, translated as MKSTLKKLLPFAVVGVISGATTVGVQQYFNDGTGMTDQSYFTKSGNTSFVGMNTSAVGDDFTKAAKATVPAVVSIKNYQNKASSRASEQDMWDFFFGDPMGGRNQRGQRQQAPDNMPSGMGSGVIISPDGYIISNNHVVAGANKLEVVLSNKKAYIATLVGTDPNTDISLLKIEEKGLPFLNFANSDNIEVGQWVLAVGNPLGLNSTVTAGIVSAKGRGIGILGSQGKASNPIESFIQTDAAINPGNSGGALVNASGELIGINSAIQSTTGYYQGYGFAVPSNLARKIVEDIKKFGIVQRGFLGVMTLDLSNDQLVAAYNREQKTSLKAGNGMYVTGFSENSGAEDGGVKKGDIITKVDSYTITDFADLSAAVGSRRPGDKVQLTYLRNGKENTTTVTLKDQKGGTSTRTKADLSVSEKIGSDFTELSERFKTDYGLNSGVVAKGVVEGGEMAKIGIVDNYIIIEINGKPVNSQADVEKILNNYKGNVQVKFVDEYGRIYTKGFKMP; from the coding sequence ATGAAGAGTACTTTAAAAAAACTATTACCTTTTGCAGTAGTGGGAGTAATTTCCGGAGCTACCACAGTTGGTGTTCAGCAGTATTTTAATGACGGCACCGGCATGACTGATCAATCTTACTTTACAAAATCGGGCAACACGTCTTTTGTAGGAATGAATACTTCAGCAGTTGGTGACGATTTTACGAAAGCGGCCAAGGCAACTGTGCCTGCTGTAGTGAGCATTAAAAATTATCAAAATAAAGCATCAAGCAGAGCTTCTGAGCAGGATATGTGGGATTTCTTTTTTGGTGATCCCATGGGTGGAAGAAATCAGCGTGGGCAAAGACAACAGGCACCGGATAATATGCCATCGGGAATGGGATCCGGGGTAATTATTTCTCCGGATGGATACATTATTTCAAACAACCACGTTGTGGCAGGAGCCAACAAGCTTGAAGTGGTTTTAAGCAATAAAAAAGCATACATCGCAACTTTGGTGGGAACTGACCCGAATACAGATATTTCATTATTAAAAATCGAAGAAAAAGGTTTGCCGTTCCTGAACTTTGCCAATTCAGATAATATTGAAGTTGGACAGTGGGTTTTGGCGGTAGGAAATCCTTTAGGTTTAAATTCAACAGTTACAGCAGGTATTGTTTCAGCGAAAGGCAGAGGAATTGGAATTCTGGGCTCTCAGGGAAAAGCAAGCAATCCTATTGAAAGCTTTATCCAGACAGATGCAGCGATTAATCCTGGAAACTCAGGCGGAGCTCTTGTGAATGCAAGTGGAGAGCTTATCGGAATCAACTCTGCGATTCAGTCTACCACAGGATATTATCAGGGATACGGATTTGCAGTACCTTCGAATCTTGCCAGAAAGATCGTTGAGGATATTAAGAAATTTGGTATTGTACAAAGAGGTTTCCTTGGCGTAATGACACTGGATTTATCTAATGACCAACTGGTAGCAGCCTATAACAGAGAACAGAAAACCAGCCTGAAAGCAGGAAACGGAATGTATGTAACGGGCTTCTCTGAAAATAGTGGTGCTGAAGATGGCGGCGTGAAAAAAGGAGATATCATCACCAAAGTGGATTCATATACCATAACAGATTTTGCGGATCTTTCTGCAGCTGTAGGAAGCAGAAGACCTGGTGACAAAGTACAGCTGACTTATTTGAGAAATGGCAAGGAAAATACGACAACAGTTACACTTAAAGATCAGAAAGGTGGAACTTCTACAAGAACCAAAGCGGATCTGAGTGTAAGCGAAAAGATAGGTTCAGATTTCACTGAACTGAGCGAAAGATTCAAAACTGATTATGGCCTGAACAGCGGTGTTGTTGCAAAAGGTGTAGTTGAAGGAGGTGAAATGGCAAAAATCGGTATTGTAGATAATTATATCATCATTGAAATCAATGGCAAACCGGTAAATTCACAAGCAGATGTAGAAAAGATACTTAACAATTACAAAGGAAACGTGCAGGTGAAATTCGTAGATGAGTACGGAAGAATTTACACAAAAGGATTTAAGATGCCTTAA
- the trhO gene encoding oxygen-dependent tRNA uridine(34) hydroxylase TrhO, giving the protein MQLYNTLSAEERAQLIDEAGKERLTLSFYAYAKIQDPQKFRNDLFIAWNALDALGRIYVAHEGINAQMSVPADHFDAFKETLEAYDFMRGIRLNVAVEQDNHSFLKLTIKVRNKIVADGLNDETFDVTNKGVHLKAQEFNNMLADPNTIVVDFRNHYESEVGHFEGAITPDVENFRESLPIINDQLQDFKEDKNLLMYCTGGIRCEKASAYFKHQGFKNVFQLEGGIIEYARQVKEDGVESKFIGKNFVFDHRLGERITDDIIAQCHQCGKPCDNHTNCANDACHLLFIQCDECKAAMENTCSAECFETIHLPWEEQVAKRKGLKVGNKVFRKGKSDALKFKNSGDLPKQTLGKAETKDIRQKIKIKKTLIGKAEHYYSKSKIAQFLLEKELSIGDKVLISGPTTGEQEFSVTEIFVDGKSVNGGNAGDQITFELPFRIRLSDKIYKILDKI; this is encoded by the coding sequence ATGCAACTGTACAACACCTTAAGCGCAGAAGAAAGAGCTCAACTTATTGATGAAGCTGGTAAGGAACGCCTTACACTGTCTTTCTATGCGTATGCCAAAATTCAGGATCCCCAAAAATTCCGTAACGATTTATTTATAGCCTGGAATGCACTCGATGCATTAGGTCGTATTTACGTTGCCCACGAAGGAATCAATGCTCAGATGAGCGTACCTGCAGACCATTTTGATGCTTTTAAGGAAACTTTGGAAGCGTATGACTTCATGAGAGGAATCAGATTGAATGTTGCAGTTGAGCAGGATAATCATTCATTTTTAAAGCTGACCATTAAAGTTAGAAACAAAATTGTTGCCGACGGTTTAAATGACGAGACTTTTGATGTTACCAATAAAGGAGTTCACCTTAAAGCTCAGGAATTCAACAATATGCTTGCAGATCCAAACACGATTGTTGTGGATTTCAGAAATCATTATGAAAGTGAGGTAGGTCATTTTGAAGGAGCAATTACTCCTGATGTTGAAAATTTCAGAGAAAGTCTGCCGATTATTAACGATCAGCTTCAGGATTTCAAAGAAGATAAGAATCTTTTGATGTATTGCACCGGAGGAATTCGTTGTGAAAAGGCAAGTGCTTACTTTAAACATCAGGGTTTCAAAAATGTGTTTCAGCTCGAAGGTGGAATTATTGAATATGCAAGACAGGTAAAGGAAGATGGTGTCGAAAGTAAATTCATTGGAAAAAACTTTGTTTTTGATCACCGTCTGGGAGAGAGAATTACCGATGACATCATCGCTCAGTGCCACCAGTGCGGAAAGCCTTGTGACAATCACACCAATTGTGCCAATGATGCGTGTCATTTACTTTTTATCCAGTGTGATGAATGTAAAGCTGCGATGGAAAATACGTGTTCTGCAGAATGTTTTGAAACAATTCATTTGCCTTGGGAAGAGCAGGTTGCCAAAAGAAAAGGGCTTAAAGTCGGTAATAAAGTATTTAGAAAAGGAAAATCTGATGCTTTGAAGTTCAAAAATTCAGGCGATTTGCCTAAACAGACTTTAGGAAAAGCCGAAACCAAAGATATACGCCAAAAGATTAAGATTAAAAAAACATTAATCGGAAAAGCGGAACATTACTATTCAAAATCAAAAATTGCTCAGTTTTTATTGGAAAAAGAACTTTCTATTGGAGATAAAGTTTTAATTTCCGGACCAACTACAGGCGAGCAGGAATTTTCTGTTACGGAAATCTTCGTAGATGGGAAGTCTGTAAATGGGGGGAATGCGGGAGATCAAATTACTTTTGAATTGCCGTTCAGAATTCGTCTTTCGGATAAAATTTATAAGATTTTGGATAAAATTTGA
- a CDS encoding 5-formyltetrahydrofolate cyclo-ligase has protein sequence MQKSELRKIYLDKRKSLSEKYIFKYSNDIFENFINHFKPLPNQKIHIFIPIEKFKEINTQIFIDYFLSRKIRVFVPKIVDTKLISVEIFSDSKFEVNNWGISEPISNVDSEILDFDFVITPLLYCDAKGNRVGYGKGFYDGFFSSISKDSKKIGVNYFNPDDSVDDFWENDIPLDYLVTPTAVLSFAGGSE, from the coding sequence ATGCAAAAATCCGAACTCAGAAAAATCTATTTAGACAAGAGAAAATCTCTTTCAGAAAAGTATATCTTCAAATACTCCAATGATATTTTTGAAAACTTCATCAATCATTTTAAACCTTTACCCAATCAAAAAATTCACATTTTCATTCCAATAGAAAAGTTTAAAGAAATCAATACTCAGATTTTTATTGATTACTTTTTAAGCCGAAAGATCAGGGTTTTTGTTCCGAAAATTGTTGATACGAAATTAATCTCCGTTGAAATTTTCTCTGACTCAAAATTTGAAGTCAACAACTGGGGCATTTCCGAACCTATTTCAAATGTTGATTCAGAAATTTTAGATTTTGATTTTGTCATCACTCCTTTGCTTTATTGTGACGCTAAAGGCAATAGAGTGGGGTACGGAAAGGGTTTTTATGACGGATTTTTCAGTAGTATTTCAAAAGATTCAAAAAAAATCGGAGTTAATTATTTTAACCCCGATGATTCTGTTGATGATTTCTGGGAAAACGATATTCCTCTTGACTATTTGGTTACACCCACCGCTGTGCTGTCCTTCGCCGGCGGATCTGAGTAG
- a CDS encoding TrmH family RNA methyltransferase, whose translation MIIESFQNEKIKHITKLLTDNRFRKKADVFVVEGQQENERALKYNFEPVEFYICENIFKGKLPNQKTHFVNDKVYEKIAYRGTSEGIIGVYKTKESDLNDFKPKDNSTVIIVEGVEKPGNLGAILRSCEAFGIDALIVADGKTDFYNPNVIRSSVGCLFGMEIFQAENSDVFEFLQKNNFNIYTTIMDETSYDLYKRDFTKRSAVLFGTEHSGLSNFWNGKGQNTLIPMSGSIDSLNLSNAVAITCYETLKQKKS comes from the coding sequence ATGATTATCGAGAGTTTTCAAAACGAAAAAATAAAACACATCACCAAACTTTTAACGGACAACAGATTCAGAAAAAAGGCTGATGTTTTTGTCGTTGAAGGCCAGCAGGAAAACGAAAGAGCTTTAAAATACAATTTCGAACCTGTGGAATTTTATATCTGCGAAAATATTTTTAAGGGGAAACTTCCTAACCAAAAAACACATTTCGTGAATGATAAAGTCTATGAAAAAATAGCTTACCGCGGAACTTCGGAGGGAATAATTGGAGTTTATAAAACCAAAGAATCAGATTTAAATGATTTTAAACCTAAAGATAATTCTACCGTAATTATCGTAGAAGGTGTTGAAAAACCGGGAAATCTGGGAGCAATTCTAAGAAGTTGCGAAGCTTTTGGTATTGATGCTTTGATAGTAGCCGACGGAAAGACTGACTTCTACAATCCCAATGTTATCCGATCAAGTGTTGGCTGTCTTTTCGGAATGGAAATTTTTCAGGCTGAGAACAGTGATGTTTTTGAATTTCTACAAAAAAACAATTTTAATATTTATACAACGATTATGGATGAAACGTCGTATGACTTGTATAAAAGAGATTTCACGAAACGTTCTGCAGTATTATTTGGCACAGAGCATTCCGGTTTAAGTAATTTCTGGAATGGAAAAGGACAAAACACCTTGATTCCTATGAGCGGAAGTATTGATTCTTTAAATTTGAGTAATGCTGTAGCAATTACATGCTACGAAACATTAAAACAAAAGAAGTCATAG
- a CDS encoding DNA recombination protein RmuC produces the protein MEITYLIIGCFIGGILGSAMIYFYLKSSTVSRNSFDALNGLNIKSNADLENLNLKIQDLEQIIQLEKENNLQQADLLNDLKNEFAKVSAENTFLKAQKEETKKIHEEGKLQFENLANKILEEKTEKFTTLNQNNLKNILEPFQEKINDLKNKVNEAYEKENKERFSLGERVKELALLNQQISEDAKRLTKALKGESKTQGNWGEMILESILEKSGLVKGREYFLEHELKDEDNKALFSEFSGKKMRPDAVIKYPDERNVIIDSKVSLTAFTELFDETDPEIYQIKINQHLSSIKNHINQLSQKAYDDYGKSLDFVMMFIPSEPAYIAAMQADQNLWNFAYDRRILLLNPSNLITSLKLISDLWKREYQNRNSLEIAERGAKLYDKFAGFVENLEKVGKNLDQAKNVYNDAFKQLSTGNDNLISQTQKLKSLGIKNKKELPQSLIDHSETDSENFIND, from the coding sequence ATGGAAATCACTTACCTGATCATCGGCTGTTTTATTGGAGGAATTTTAGGTTCAGCCATGATTTATTTTTATCTCAAATCATCAACAGTTTCAAGAAATTCTTTTGATGCATTAAATGGTCTAAATATTAAATCCAACGCAGATTTAGAAAATTTGAATCTTAAAATTCAGGATTTAGAGCAAATCATCCAACTTGAAAAAGAAAACAATCTTCAACAAGCTGATCTTTTAAATGATTTGAAAAACGAATTTGCAAAAGTCTCCGCCGAAAACACTTTTCTGAAAGCCCAAAAAGAAGAAACAAAAAAAATCCACGAAGAAGGAAAACTTCAGTTTGAAAATTTGGCCAATAAAATTTTAGAAGAAAAAACCGAAAAGTTTACCACTTTAAATCAAAATAATCTTAAAAATATTCTTGAACCTTTTCAGGAAAAAATCAATGATTTAAAGAATAAAGTCAACGAAGCGTATGAAAAGGAAAACAAAGAACGTTTTTCTCTTGGAGAACGGGTTAAGGAACTTGCACTTCTCAATCAGCAGATTTCTGAAGACGCCAAAAGACTGACCAAAGCATTAAAAGGTGAAAGCAAAACTCAGGGAAACTGGGGCGAAATGATTCTGGAAAGCATTCTGGAAAAATCCGGATTGGTAAAAGGAAGAGAGTACTTTTTGGAACACGAACTTAAAGATGAAGATAACAAAGCGCTATTTTCAGAATTTTCAGGAAAAAAAATGCGTCCTGATGCGGTTATTAAATATCCTGATGAGAGAAATGTGATCATCGATTCTAAAGTTTCTCTAACTGCTTTTACCGAACTTTTTGATGAAACCGATCCCGAAATTTATCAGATAAAAATCAATCAGCATTTATCTTCCATAAAAAATCACATCAATCAACTCAGTCAAAAAGCGTATGACGATTACGGGAAATCTTTGGATTTTGTCATGATGTTTATCCCAAGCGAACCGGCTTATATTGCTGCGATGCAGGCAGATCAAAATCTCTGGAATTTTGCTTACGACAGACGGATTTTATTGCTAAACCCAAGCAATTTAATTACTTCCTTAAAACTAATATCTGATCTCTGGAAACGTGAATATCAAAACAGAAATTCTTTGGAAATTGCGGAACGTGGCGCAAAACTGTATGATAAATTTGCAGGTTTTGTAGAAAATTTGGAAAAGGTTGGTAAAAATCTGGATCAGGCAAAAAATGTTTATAATGATGCCTTCAAACAGCTTTCGACAGGTAATGATAATTTAATTTCTCAAACTCAGAAATTAAAATCTTTAGGAATTAAAAATAAAAAAGAGCTCCCACAAAGTCTGATCGATCATTCGGAAACGGATTCTGAAAACTTTATCAACGACTAA
- a CDS encoding DUF5995 family protein gives MKTIEEVLKKLDEIIIWSKENKSTIGYFACTYRIMTAQVLKGIQQKKFEDNPRMTLLDIAFATRYLDAWENYSKGKKCTNAWFLAFEASKNKDLLILQHIFLGMNAHINLDLGISAASIMPYRKITPLKTDFERINSVIASINQNVQDSLNKICYPVNLIDKLSNGKDNAVLDFAISKARDTSWATAVISSNTPNFLKENVIGIVDYAAAKVASQILHPKLLSSNLAKELKKCESNDVVKNIEILEKTTTT, from the coding sequence ATGAAAACCATCGAAGAAGTACTGAAAAAATTAGACGAAATCATCATCTGGAGCAAAGAAAACAAAAGCACCATCGGTTATTTTGCCTGCACCTACAGAATTATGACCGCACAGGTTTTAAAAGGAATTCAACAGAAAAAATTTGAAGACAACCCGAGAATGACTTTGCTCGACATCGCTTTCGCAACAAGATATTTAGATGCCTGGGAAAATTATTCTAAAGGAAAAAAATGCACCAACGCTTGGTTTCTGGCTTTTGAAGCCTCCAAAAATAAAGATCTTTTGATTCTTCAGCACATATTTTTGGGAATGAATGCACACATCAATTTAGATTTGGGAATTTCCGCCGCTTCAATTATGCCATACCGTAAAATCACACCATTAAAAACTGATTTTGAAAGGATCAATTCTGTCATCGCGTCCATCAATCAGAATGTTCAGGATTCTTTAAATAAAATCTGCTATCCCGTGAATTTGATTGACAAATTATCCAACGGAAAAGATAATGCAGTTTTAGATTTTGCAATTTCAAAAGCAAGAGATACTTCATGGGCAACGGCTGTAATTTCTTCCAACACACCCAACTTTTTAAAAGAAAACGTCATCGGAATTGTAGACTACGCTGCCGCAAAAGTAGCTTCACAAATTCTTCATCCGAAATTACTTTCTTCCAATTTGGCTAAAGAACTGAAGAAATGCGAAAGCAATGACGTGGTCAAAAATATTGAGATTCTGGAGAAAACAACAACAACTTAA
- the pncB gene encoding nicotinate phosphoribosyltransferase: MQNMTFNSILDNDFYKITMQNAVVKLFPSQTVKYEFINRGKHYFPEGFDHALRETVNKMAELKLTKDEKKFLAKTCPYLDLPYLDFLEGYHYDPSEVKILQTGNDLSVTVEGLWYRTILWEVPLLALISELHYEMNHLERDSNEVVMNKTLEKAESLNNLGVTFAEFGTRRRHSYKVQNLVMEALTQKKESTFIGSSNVHFAMKYGVKPIGTHAHEWFMFHGAEFGFKMANGLALEHWVDVYRGDLGVALSDTYTTDVFFQQFDKKFAKLFDGVRHDSGDPLEFADKTIAHYKSHGINPLFKYIIFSDALNLEKVEEITNYCKGKIGVSFGIGTNLTNDVGLKPMNIVMKLIGVQALNKEWIPTVKLSDEHGKYTGDPKMIELAKEFLRIKD, encoded by the coding sequence ATGCAAAACATGACGTTCAATTCCATTCTCGACAACGATTTTTATAAGATCACCATGCAAAATGCTGTGGTAAAACTCTTCCCAAGCCAAACCGTAAAATACGAATTCATCAACCGCGGCAAACATTATTTTCCCGAAGGTTTTGACCACGCTTTAAGAGAAACCGTCAACAAAATGGCTGAACTCAAATTGACAAAAGACGAGAAAAAGTTTTTAGCCAAAACCTGTCCGTATCTAGATTTACCTTACCTCGATTTTCTGGAAGGTTATCATTACGATCCGTCAGAAGTGAAAATCTTACAGACCGGAAATGATTTATCGGTGACAGTTGAAGGACTATGGTACAGAACAATTCTTTGGGAAGTCCCGTTATTGGCTCTAATCAGCGAACTGCATTACGAAATGAATCATCTTGAAAGAGATTCCAACGAAGTGGTGATGAATAAAACCCTTGAAAAAGCAGAATCACTCAATAATTTAGGCGTTACGTTCGCAGAGTTCGGAACCCGCAGAAGGCATTCTTATAAAGTACAGAATCTCGTCATGGAGGCTTTGACACAGAAAAAAGAATCTACATTTATAGGAAGTTCTAACGTTCATTTTGCTATGAAATACGGTGTAAAACCAATCGGAACCCACGCTCACGAATGGTTCATGTTTCACGGAGCCGAATTTGGTTTCAAAATGGCCAACGGATTGGCGCTTGAACATTGGGTTGATGTTTACCGTGGAGATCTGGGAGTGGCACTTTCAGATACGTACACGACCGATGTTTTCTTCCAGCAGTTCGACAAAAAATTCGCAAAACTGTTTGACGGCGTACGCCATGACAGCGGAGATCCTTTGGAATTTGCCGACAAAACCATTGCTCATTATAAATCCCACGGAATCAATCCTTTATTTAAATACATTATCTTTTCTGATGCCTTAAATCTTGAGAAAGTAGAAGAAATCACCAATTACTGTAAAGGAAAAATAGGAGTTTCATTCGGAATCGGAACCAATCTGACCAACGACGTCGGTTTAAAACCAATGAATATCGTAATGAAATTAATTGGAGTTCAGGCCTTAAACAAAGAATGGATTCCCACGGTAAAACTCTCCGACGAACACGGAAAATACACCGGCGATCCGAAAATGATTGAGCTGGCGAAAGAGTTTTTGAGAATAAAAGATTGA
- a CDS encoding Dps family protein has product MKNANIIGLQETDCQNISEKLNILLANYSVFYQNTRGSHWNIKGEQFFTLHPKFEELYNSLVLKIDEIAERILTLGATPAHNYSDYLQVSTIKESKEVSDGNKSVEIILNSFKTVIDLQRELLEITDKAGDEGTNSQMSDYITEQEKEVWMYNSYLGK; this is encoded by the coding sequence ATGAAAAACGCCAATATCATCGGTCTGCAGGAAACCGACTGCCAGAACATCTCAGAAAAACTAAATATTTTATTAGCCAACTACTCTGTTTTCTACCAAAACACACGCGGTTCACACTGGAACATCAAGGGCGAACAGTTCTTTACCCTTCACCCGAAATTCGAAGAACTTTACAACAGTCTTGTTTTAAAAATTGATGAAATTGCAGAAAGAATCCTTACACTGGGAGCAACTCCGGCACACAACTATTCAGACTACCTTCAGGTTTCTACAATTAAAGAAAGTAAGGAAGTTTCAGACGGAAATAAAAGTGTAGAAATTATTCTAAATTCTTTTAAAACCGTAATCGATTTGCAGCGTGAACTTTTAGAAATCACCGACAAAGCCGGGGACGAAGGAACCAATTCACAGATGAGCGACTACATCACCGAGCAGGAAAAAGAGGTCTGGATGTATAATTCTTATTTAGGAAAGTAA
- the rpsL gene encoding 30S ribosomal protein S12 has product MPTIQQLVRKGRVALTKKSKSAALDSCPQRRGVCTRVYTTTPKKPNSALRKVARVRLSNGKEVNAYIPGEGHNLQEHSIVLVRGGRVKDLPGVRYHIVRGALDTAGVSGRTQRRSKYGAKRPKPGQAAAAPAKGKKK; this is encoded by the coding sequence ATGCCTACTATTCAACAATTAGTTAGAAAAGGAAGAGTCGCACTTACCAAGAAGAGTAAATCGGCTGCCCTTGATTCTTGTCCACAAAGACGAGGTGTATGTACGAGAGTATATACTACCACTCCTAAGAAACCTAACTCTGCACTTAGAAAAGTTGCAAGGGTAAGACTTTCAAACGGTAAAGAAGTTAACGCCTATATCCCAGGTGAAGGACATAATCTTCAAGAGCACTCGATAGTATTGGTACGCGGGGGGAGAGTAAAAGATTTACCAGGAGTAAGATACCACATCGTAAGAGGTGCGTTGGATACTGCTGGAGTAAGCGGAAGAACTCAAAGAAGATCGAAGTACGGAGCTAAGAGACCTAAACCAGGTCAGGCAGCAGCTGCACCGGCTAAAGGAAAGAAAAAATAA
- the rpsG gene encoding 30S ribosomal protein S7, producing the protein MRKTKAKKRPLLPDPKFNDQLVTRFVNNLMLDGKKSIAFKIFYDALDIVETKKGETEKTALEIWKDALTNVMPHVEVRSRRVGGANFQIPMPIRADRKISMAMKWLILYSKKRNDKSMALKLANEVVAASREEGAAYKKKSDTHKMAEANKAFSHFKF; encoded by the coding sequence ATGAGAAAGACAAAAGCGAAAAAAAGACCGTTGTTACCAGATCCAAAGTTTAATGATCAATTGGTAACTAGATTCGTAAACAACCTGATGCTTGACGGTAAGAAGTCAATCGCATTCAAAATATTCTATGATGCATTAGATATCGTAGAAACTAAAAAAGGAGAAACTGAAAAGACTGCCCTTGAAATCTGGAAAGATGCATTAACTAACGTTATGCCTCACGTAGAAGTACGTTCCAGAAGAGTAGGTGGAGCTAACTTCCAGATTCCTATGCCAATCAGAGCTGACAGAAAGATTTCTATGGCTATGAAATGGTTAATCCTTTACTCTAAAAAGAGAAATGATAAGTCAATGGCTTTGAAATTGGCTAACGAAGTGGTAGCTGCTTCAAGAGAAGAAGGTGCTGCTTACAAGAAAAAATCTGATACTCACAAAATGGCGGAAGCTAACAAGGCTTTCTCACACTTTAAATTCTAA